GTCTGTGATGAAACCGTGCAGCTGAAGTCTTTTGGGAACAACACTTCTGATGTTTGTGAAACCAATGTTGGCATTCAAAAATGAAGACGGACGGTTTTTTGAACGGCAATGGTTATTTTAACTGCGTCACTTGGTACCTGGTTGATTTCTATCACGTGCGTCAGAAGGAGTAGGTCGAAATGTGAAAGTATTTGCGCCTCTAGAACACTATCAGTTGTAATTTCGTAGAAATATGTCTTGTTTCCAACATGTAGTTTGTCAAATGAAAGTTTGAAGGCACACTTCTGCGGGCGTACGACCTGTACCTACTTAGAGCGCGCTTGGCGAGTACTGGGAGCAAAATCTTCTGTGATAGCATAGTCAGTTCTTTTTAGTGAACGGCCGCAAGCAATAATGTGTTCTTTGGTTTTGACATGGGTTAGTTTTACTAAGATAGGCCTATTTTTCTTGTTCTCAAATTTGCCTAAGCGGTGCGCACGTTCCATGGTGTTTGTGTCCAGTTGTAGCTTCAAAGTTTCAGAGCATAGTTTTAGAATTTTCGTTTCAGATTCCTGCCCTGTTTATTCCTCCGCGTCATTGAGGTCAAGAAAAAGTAGATTGTTCCTACGCATTCGGTCGTTGGTATCATTCTTTGCAGCTTTCAGAACCTCGATATCACGTTTATTTGATTTGCCTTGCTCACAACCGGATAAATATTCGTTTTTGGGTGCATGATTTCTAGAGCAGCTAGTCGGCCGCTAATATCTGCGAGAATTTTATTGTGTTCGAGGTACGTGTTCTTTAGTTCGTTCAGCTCGGTACGGAAGCTAAATTGGTTTTGTTCCAGCTTGTTTAGGGCTGCCAGAATTTCTGTTGTGGGACCAGGATTTCGCTCGACATCACTGAAAATTATCAATAACAGGTGACACAGCGTATCGTAGGCGAACGCAACGGTACTAGAATACTCGCGAATAGCACGGTACAAATCAAGGTCGTAGGGGCAAGACACCGCGACAAGAAAACGGTTGTCGCATCGATACTCGGTTGCATGGCGAAGGTAACTAACCTGAAAGATTAGGCGTGGGGTGAACATAGTGTCGCTTGCGTTGTCGTGCCCCAAATGGCTGTCTGATGGATGTGCCTTATGCAGCCTTGAGTCGGAGTGCAGAGTCGATGATGTCGATGCGCCCAGGGGTTGCCAGGCCAGGATTGGAATCCAGGCTGGTTTCGAATCACTTGAGGGTGTCAGATAGTTTGCAGGCCATTCAGCGGTGCAGTCACCTGCCTCGCGAACGTACAGGGTTGCGGGCTCAGTGGGTAGATTCAGCAAAGAGCACGGACCGGGCGATAAGCAGCACATGGCAATCTGAAAGATTATACGTGGGGTGAAGATTGTGTCGCTTGCGTTGTCGTGCCCGTTTGTCAAGCTTGCGTTGTTTTTGTCAAGCTTTCGTGCCACGCTTATCTGGTGTGGTGTGcaagcttcatcaaaacacttgaaAGCACTGACATCCGCAGTAAGtcttggagcactcgcacgacgagcacacgcacacccgaaggcaggtaatcctcTGGCTTATGCATGAaacacaacacatcacggcactggtggGCGCTCCGCTTGACACTACGCCTgcctgtcccggcgccacagtagccgtcGTCAAACCGTTTTAAGACAGCTCCGTAGTGATAGCGCACCGTCACTGTtgaaagaacgcggcggtggcagcctaattgatcgagaaacgccgtcaaatccagacgggctccgccatggacgcgatgttGGCGCAGAAACTTCACTCGAAGAACCAGTCAAGGTAGCTCAATCGCTtgcttgacaatctcgaggaaacgctcgagaTTTCCTCAAGTGAATGAAGCGTttagcgtttcaagtgaagggtggtttgTGAATTAGAAAACGCCACTCAACTAGCGTTTCGGGTGAAGGGTCGAGTCGTGGAGCGTTTGTGAACACGGGAGTTACCCCCGTATTCATCtgccattcacaacttctgtttgTTCATTTAATAATAGATAAATATCatcgtgtttgtcttttcatgaagagacaggactgcaaaaaccacttctccagttctacaggaaagcagttctacaAAAATCAAACTTGTTTTATACAAAGCAGCACCACTCCCTTTCCACGGAACTGAGATGACGTGGTTATAACGGGTAGACgtgctaatgatgcagcaatagcggatattttatttacagggttcttACCAGATGTATCCGTGATAACTGCTATACTCTTGAGCATTTCTCAACGCTTTGTGGCACTGATCTTCAATAAACCAGCAGAGTAAAGTACGCtgcttcttgacgacactttttccaaggttgagagaacccacaaggtcgtttttaaaacagaacagcgccaaaagtcagacgcggcttcaGTTTTATGTTTACCAAAGAATAAAACATCTCCTatagcttgacgacatattgagcgctaagagacagggacaggagagagtggacaccacaaagctccctttaccaacacgcccaaaaaatggcatcTCCTATAGATTATGTCGTGCCGAGGCTTTGGAATGCACCACAGACACCACGGTCCTTTTCAACAGGTATTCTCAGCAATTTTATTCTGCAAATAAAAGCCAAAACATAAGTGCGAAGGTCATTCGTGCACtaacgaatgtgcttctgagcGTGCAGACGAAGAAGACGGGAAAACATTTCAAGACATTGctgctgtgtgaacttggagactAAAGCTGCACAgatttaaaggttacgtctattAAAATCTGTCAAATTAGGCTCATCaacaaatgcagggcaaatagaacaacgaaaaaaaaacaataactgaTTACTCAGGCATCTCTGTaagtttaaaatgttaaaattgacacacacacacacagacacacaccagtccctgttaaccgactatatatgcCGCTAATTCAAGAAAACAACAACATTAAAATGCATTTTCGCCAATCGGTAAaaaaggcacacgatcgctttttTTTAACTTGCGCAGCAAACtaattcgaacgctcagccacgagtataacatgcctagtttttaacgctacctAGCTATAACCTTGAATAGCAGTTGCGAGCATTGTCTTCCaaatttcctattatacgcagaggaacaactacgaaagtgccacgaagaaattcgcaataaaagaaaaaaatatacagtgcacaggcccctgaaagtaggaactgtgcacgtactcccgtagcgagaacAAATTTACATACGAGTAATCCTTGTACACAATGCAGTGGTGAATTCTAAAAGCACGCCAATGTAGcgtgatatatagtaaaaattACTGACTCCACCACGTTATCCATTCGGTAGCTACATTAGTGATGAGAAGGCtctcagcaaagcgaaagtaaacgAAGCAACAAACCATCTGTCGTGCTTTCTGTCTTCACTCACGTACTTCATTAGTCATCACGGCGAAAGTAGGGTCTAAACCTACACACACGCAGACAATAcagtaaatataaactgcaaataATAGACGCAGTCGGTacgaaataaactaagcacgtggaaacgttcagcagcagacgaaacaccatcagctgttcgttcagctgccctgtgcgactgttgccagacttgaagcgggggtttcgctaactctaccgGCACAAGGCTTAGAGAAACCACGCTACGAAAATtcatgtattttgctgtaatgtcaattcaaGAATTTAATAATTAAGGAAAGCGTTCAGTTATTGTACAGAAATATATATTTCTTGACCACAATTACGAAtgctctcgttatcaggcgcttttttCCGGCCAATGCAGTTCACTCAAGcgaagggagcatttccaaggcctccctaGGCGAATGAAGTGTGGAGGAGCCTTCGTGAAACGCAGTGGCTCCTTGAGTGGAGAAGCACGCTCCGCcgtgacttcgtcaagtcgaagggagcccttgagtgaaggagcgtttttGAATATGGGCCTTAGAGTGGAAGCACTGCAAAAAGAACAGTGAACTTAGAAACAAGCGTGGGCACAAAGAGAATACACATGTCGCTTCATTCGTTTTCCGCCTCTGCTTCGGTTTTTTGTTTGAGACTTCCTTTTAGCCAAAATCCTCAAGCTCACCTGGGACGCATAAAATGAGCAATGACAGATACCAGCTGCCTGTGAAAATTTTGGGAAGTTGTTCGCTTAGTGGTCATTCACCACATTTTTGAAAAGCATGAGTATGAGTTCAAGTGAGTAATAACGTGAGTGTTACAGCGTATATGCATTTACGTCAGCAAAATTTAGGTGCAGTTGAAACTGAAGAGCTGAAAGATGTGTACACACTAAAAGAAAACCAGACTTGACATAATGATGTCAAGTCtggtgagccccccccccccccctccaaaaattTCCCATGGTATATAGCGCACAAAGTAATGGTCGCCCAAACTTCCCTGCCCAGCCCCCAGGTCTAATCAAGGTGAAATATTCTACGAAAAAAAATTCTACCAACGCTCCTGCCATCCGCGATCTCAACTCACAGGGTTCCTTGCATATAGATTACGTTTGTATAAAATGGGTctatagccactgtcacttcctcttGATGTTATTTTCATCTACAGGCGAGAATGTGGTAAGCTTCGAAAGCAGATTCGTTTTTGAAAAACTGCCGTGAAATACCACACAACACATTACACTGCAAAAGAAAAAACCCTGCACAGAGGCAGTTTCactgaaacatgaaattgctGTTTAGATGATGGTGCGCAAGACCTCGCAGCACGCTCAAGGGCGTAAATTGACACGGCTGGCTGATCGCTATTTCTTTAACCGCGATTTACCCCTTTGTAGAAGCTCTAAAACTGAACAATCATTCAAACTTTTCACCCATGTGGGGCTAGATGGCGATCGAATGTGCAACGTGTGACCACTGTAGACATTTTACGCAATAAATATTAGAAGCGTGCGACGGAGAAAAGTTACAGCTCTGAATGAGGCAAGCGCGTGCGTATTCATCACATTTGCCAGCAATATTCACAGTAAGGTTGCGGTTGTAGGAATGCGGTGTTGCTTCCCACGAAGCGGAAAATCCGTTTGCGCTGCGCTTCGTAAGGTGATGTGTGCTATACATTGAATTTTAGCATGCTTGTGATGTCAACCGCGGCCCGTCTTTAAATACAAACCTACAATAAAGGAAGTTGCGGTGTTGCGCGCATTTCTTACAGCGAAGATAAGTTTGCTCACCGCTaatacccacttgatgcttcaaTTCGACACGGAATAGGTCGTGACCTTTTCACAGGCGGCGCACTGTGGCCGTTTCATTTAGGGTGGCCATAGCAGACAACGCCGGTAATCAGGCGTTGTGAGAAGCGTAACTCTTATCCGGGGCACTTATTTAGCACTTGGTGCAGTCAGGGAAGAAGCTGCAGTAATATTTTACTGATTTAGTTGAGTgaagtacaacaacaacaacaacaacaataataataataataataataataataataatattaataataataataataataataataataataataataatagaagacGCGAAAGTGGCTGCGAGCTGCGCACGAGAAGGCAGCGGAGCAATCCAACCACGTACGTCACAGGGATGCCTCCGCATGGTGGCGCTACGGTATGTCCTCGCACCCGTTAGGAAAAAAAGTGGCGTACAGAAGTGGTACAACATTTCATTGCTGCCTGTGCAAGCAAATTGTTACGAGAATACCGACTCGGAAGAGTAGACACCGATATATtttcagccggttaggcgagcagcaccagccacacagattagctcgcacCTGTCTGTCCGCTGTCGTCCTCCTCTTCATCGTGTGGATCGCTGCGCCATTCGTACGTAGCATGACCCTCGGCAACGTAAGCACCATCCCCGAGCTTTATAGGTCGTCCTCAGAAGCAGAGTTGCACATCTTGAGCCGTGACACGTGAACAAGATCGCTCCACTGAACTGATGACGACGGAGAGATTGGTCCAATCTCATAAATACCAGGTGTTACCTGCCGCAATACACGGTAAGGTCGTGTGTAACGCCACAAAAGTTTTTCAGATAGGCTCAGTCGGTGATGAGGAGACCAGAGTAAGACAAGGGTACCCGGAGCGAAAGGTGCGTCGCTATGAAAAACACCGGAGCTACGTTGTTGCTTGCTGGACGCTCTAGAGCGTTTGGTGATTCCTAGTAATATGTTCGCTACTCAATAGTAGGTGGCTGTTCCGGACACGTCGAGTAATCGAGTGAGGGCTACAAGCTGATCGGTGACTCAGGCTGGCGGAAGCGTTTTGCGTGCTGCTTCGCTTACACCAGCCAGTGCTCAAAAGCTGCCTGATCATGGATAGTTCTGCAGAAAGGTTCACAGTTTCACAATAGAACTGCAGGGGGTACTCCAACAAGAGTGCTCCGTTACAGTGCTATTCTAGATCACTAAACCACAGATACTTGCACAACAGGAAACCCCAGTTTCTGCCACATCTATTCAAGGTTATCAAGCCGTTTCTGGTCAGCCTGGTGGTCGGAGAGTATGCCCGTTAGTAGATAAGCAATATACGCATCTGTCTCATAACCTGAAGCTGACGCGTGGCCATGTCAAATACGTCATGTTGAGAGTTCTGCTGAACACGAGATACCACAATCAGCGGAGAAACAACGCAATTATACTCAATATTTACAGCAATCTCAGGTACCCGTCAGCAGTTTCAGACGATACTCAGAAAGTCAGTTGATCTAGTCGGCACCTATCACCTTGCCGTCGTTGGGAGCTTCGACGCCCCTTGTGAACTACGGGGCTAAGTCTACGGCACGAGCAAGGGCCGAAGACTGAGGAATAACGCCAACGAAATGGACCTCACACTCGTCATGGACCAGGTGCTCCCGACCAGAATTGGCAACTCAATGACATGAGACAATTCCCCCAATCTggcgtattatttttttttattcatttctttattCAGCAATACTCTAGACCACCATGTGGTTCATGCAGGAGGGGCTATACAATGAttacaaaataattttaaaaaaacaTCACGAACACAGCGAACAAGCAAAAATaagagaaataagaaaaaggaAACGCAAAAGAAACATTGATTACAATGACGGCACAAAATACAAGTTTTCCAGTTCGCGTACAACGTCATTGGCATCAACAACAGTGGAGGGTGAAGCATTACATTCGGACATAATTCTAGGAAAAAAGCTGTATTGATACAATTTTGTTCTTGTGAAAATTGGGGCAAGTGACCTACTGTGGGTGTGTCTAGTTTTGCTAGTTGAGTGTGGACGTACACAATCAGGAATAATTACAATTGTATTTTCGGTGAGACACTTGTGAAAAAAAATCAACCTACTGACCTTTCTAAGTGATTCTAACGATGAGATGTTATGTTGCTTCATTAGTAAGAAAGGCGAGTCGGTCTTCCTATACTTAATAAATATAAAGCGCACTGCTTTTCTTTGGACACGTTCTAGTTCTTTCACATCACTTTTGTTGTAGGGGTCCCATACAACtgaagcatat
Above is a window of Rhipicephalus microplus isolate Deutch F79 chromosome 1, USDA_Rmic, whole genome shotgun sequence DNA encoding:
- the LOC142770602 gene encoding uncharacterized protein LOC142770602, producing the protein MCCLSPGPCSLLNLPTEPATLYVREAGDCTAEWPANYLTPSSDSKPAWIPILAWQPLGASTSSTLHSDSRLHKAHPSDSHLGHDNASDTMFTPRLIFQGPGCRRKNTEKRFPKTYRTRNALQSLHDCIQKDKISSECV